One genomic region from Flagellimonas oceani encodes:
- a CDS encoding TerB family tellurite resistance protein: MPILDLYEHGDHRNNLAHFATLASLAAVDGEINPKEMAVLEKFAFKLNISEGEFKEVMKKENKYPIETPHSGEQRYRRLFDFFQMIFSDHDIDDEERKIVEKYAVGLGFSPKTAAGIIDKSIKIFTGRIPFEDYHELVKRES; encoded by the coding sequence ATGCCGATTTTAGATCTTTACGAGCACGGAGACCACAGGAATAACTTGGCCCATTTTGCCACGTTGGCAAGTTTGGCAGCGGTTGATGGGGAAATCAATCCGAAGGAAATGGCCGTCCTGGAAAAATTCGCCTTTAAACTTAATATAAGTGAAGGTGAATTCAAGGAGGTGATGAAGAAGGAGAACAAATATCCCATCGAGACTCCGCACAGTGGCGAGCAAAGGTATAGAAGGCTTTTCGATTTTTTTCAAATGATCTTCTCCGATCACGATATTGATGATGAAGAGCGTAAAATTGTGGAAAAGTATGCCGTTGGGCTTGGCTTTTCTCCAAAGACGGCCGCAGGCATCATTGATAAGTCCATCAAAATTTTTACCGGAAGAATTCCATTCGAGGATTACCACGAATTGGTAAAGCGCGAAAGCTAG
- the fbp gene encoding class 1 fructose-bisphosphatase, whose protein sequence is MFDKQRLTMGEFIIANQESFQYTSGELSRLLNGIRLAAKVVNHEVNKAGLVDIIGAAGETNIQGENQQKLDVLANEKFIQTLKNREIVCGIASEEEDDFITINSFDKQHQNKYVVLIDPLDGSSNIDVNVSVGTIFSIYRRVTPVGTPVTLEDFLQPGKNQIAAGYIIYGTSTMYVYTTGHGVNGFTLNPALGTFYLSHPNMQFPESGQIYSVNEGNYIHFPQGVKDYIKYCQMEEGDRPYTSRYIGSLVSDFHRNMIKGGIYMYPKSSKAQNGKLRLLYECNPMAFLAEQANGKASDGFQRIMDIQPTELHERVPFFCGSKKMVEKAEEFMANS, encoded by the coding sequence ATGTTTGACAAACAACGACTCACCATGGGCGAGTTCATCATCGCCAACCAAGAATCATTTCAATACACTTCCGGGGAACTTTCAAGATTGCTGAACGGTATCCGTTTGGCCGCAAAAGTAGTGAACCATGAAGTGAACAAAGCCGGGCTGGTGGATATCATTGGTGCCGCCGGTGAAACCAACATTCAAGGGGAAAATCAGCAAAAATTGGATGTGCTGGCCAACGAAAAGTTCATTCAAACCTTGAAGAATCGTGAGATTGTTTGTGGCATTGCTTCGGAAGAGGAAGACGATTTCATTACTATCAATAGTTTCGATAAGCAACATCAAAATAAATATGTGGTTTTGATAGACCCTTTGGATGGCTCCTCCAACATTGACGTAAATGTCTCCGTAGGGACCATTTTTTCCATTTACCGAAGGGTAACACCAGTAGGGACCCCGGTGACTTTGGAAGATTTTCTGCAACCTGGAAAAAACCAGATTGCTGCCGGCTACATCATCTACGGAACCTCTACCATGTACGTGTACACCACGGGACACGGTGTGAATGGTTTTACGTTGAATCCGGCACTGGGCACTTTTTACCTATCGCACCCCAATATGCAATTTCCCGAATCGGGTCAAATTTACTCCGTGAACGAAGGGAATTACATACATTTTCCGCAAGGTGTGAAGGATTATATCAAATACTGCCAAATGGAGGAAGGAGACCGCCCGTATACCTCAAGGTACATTGGATCGCTGGTTTCCGATTTTCACCGAAATATGATCAAGGGTGGGATTTATATGTACCCCAAAAGCAGCAAGGCCCAAAACGGTAAACTTCGTTTATTGTACGAATGCAACCCTATGGCATTTTTGGCCGAACAGGCGAACGGCAAGGCAAGTGATGGTTTCCAGCGAATTATGGACATACAACCCACCGAGTTGCACGAGCGGGTTCCATTCTTCTGTGGAAGCAAAAAAATGGTGGAAAAAGCCGAAGAATTTATGGCGAACTCCTAG
- a CDS encoding GNAT family N-acetyltransferase, with amino-acid sequence MEYTIRAARPDDMEQVLNLVQELANYEKEPDAVEITEKDLVEHGFGDKKMFHCFVADTNEGIAGIALVYSRYSTWKGPAIHLEDLIVSEKMRGSGLGTALLDEVVKYGDSLGVKRISWEVLDWNEPAIAFYEKKGANVLRDWDVVHLDEKGIKNYMESLN; translated from the coding sequence ATGGAATATACAATCAGAGCAGCACGACCAGATGATATGGAGCAAGTATTGAACTTGGTCCAAGAACTGGCCAATTATGAAAAGGAACCGGACGCCGTCGAAATCACTGAAAAGGATTTGGTGGAACATGGGTTTGGCGACAAAAAGATGTTCCATTGCTTTGTGGCCGATACCAATGAAGGTATTGCAGGAATTGCGCTGGTATATTCCCGTTACTCCACATGGAAAGGACCGGCGATTCATTTGGAAGATTTGATCGTATCCGAAAAGATGAGGGGAAGTGGTCTGGGAACGGCATTGCTGGACGAAGTGGTAAAGTATGGCGATAGTCTAGGTGTAAAGCGAATTAGCTGGGAGGTTTTGGACTGGAACGAACCCGCCATTGCGTTTTACGAGAAAAAGGGAGCCAACGTGCTAAGAGATTGGGATGTGGTTCACTTGGATGAAAAAGGAATCAAAAATTATATGGAGAGCCTCAATTAG
- a CDS encoding aspartate kinase: protein MRVFKFGGASVKDADAVKNVVKVLQEVGYQDTLVVISAMGKTTNAMEKVVESYFNDKEEVNASIQEVIDYHHGILSDLFQNPNHPVFAKVKVLFEEVKGFLAWNKSPKYGFVYDQVVCYGELLSTTIVSAYLNEIGISNEWLDVRTLIKTDSTNRDAQVNWERTQQEVVSLVDRSKLNITQGFLGSDDNNFTTTLGREGSDYSAAILAYCLNAESVTIWKDVPGVLNADPRNFENAQLLDKISYREAIELAFYGASVIHPKTLQPLQRKEIPLKVKSFLNPTDKGTTVGKGNGIEPKVPCFIVKKNQVLLKLSSLDFSFIVEDNISEIFKLFHDHRLKVDMIQNSAISFSVCLDNKFRGLPPLLEELKRKFKVVCHEDVSLYTIRHFDDNSVKSLQNGKSVLVEQRGKETVQLVVK, encoded by the coding sequence ATGAGGGTATTTAAGTTTGGAGGAGCATCCGTGAAAGATGCAGATGCCGTAAAGAATGTAGTGAAGGTTTTACAGGAGGTTGGATACCAAGATACTTTGGTGGTGATTTCCGCTATGGGCAAAACCACCAATGCGATGGAAAAGGTGGTGGAATCCTATTTTAACGATAAAGAAGAGGTAAATGCCTCGATTCAAGAGGTGATTGATTATCACCATGGGATTTTGTCCGATCTTTTCCAAAACCCGAACCATCCCGTTTTTGCGAAAGTCAAAGTGCTTTTTGAAGAAGTCAAAGGATTTTTGGCATGGAACAAGTCGCCCAAATATGGTTTTGTGTATGACCAAGTGGTGTGCTACGGGGAATTGTTGTCCACGACCATTGTGAGTGCCTATTTGAATGAAATCGGTATTTCCAACGAGTGGCTGGATGTAAGAACCCTCATCAAGACAGACAGCACCAACCGCGATGCTCAGGTAAATTGGGAGCGTACACAACAAGAAGTTGTTTCCCTTGTGGATAGATCTAAATTGAACATTACCCAAGGATTTTTGGGCAGTGATGACAACAACTTTACCACGACATTGGGCAGGGAAGGGTCCGATTATTCCGCTGCAATTTTGGCCTATTGCCTCAATGCAGAGTCGGTAACCATTTGGAAAGACGTTCCCGGTGTACTCAACGCCGACCCCAGAAATTTTGAAAATGCGCAACTGCTGGACAAAATTTCGTACCGTGAAGCCATTGAATTGGCATTTTATGGGGCTTCGGTGATTCACCCCAAAACTTTGCAGCCTTTGCAGCGCAAGGAAATTCCGCTGAAGGTGAAATCATTCCTAAATCCTACGGACAAAGGAACCACGGTGGGGAAGGGGAATGGCATAGAGCCCAAAGTGCCTTGCTTTATCGTGAAAAAGAATCAGGTGTTGCTAAAATTGTCTTCTCTGGACTTTTCTTTCATCGTGGAGGACAACATCAGCGAAATCTTCAAGCTTTTCCACGATCACAGACTGAAAGTGGACATGATCCAAAACTCAGCGATCAGTTTTTCCGTCTGTTTGGACAATAAATTTCGAGGACTGCCCCCTTTGTTGGAAGAACTCAAACGAAAATTCAAAGTGGTCTGCCACGAAGATGTTTCGCTCTACACCATTCGCCATTTTGATGATAATTCGGTCAAATCCCTTCAAAACGGAAAGTCGGTACTAGTGGAGCAACGCGGTAAGGAAACGGTGCAATTGGTTGTAAAATAA
- a CDS encoding GNAT family N-acyltransferase produces MGLVSAKEVAKVIHLDKYGFLGTFVGWLLMVATRISTINRFYDKNKELSGPEFLDAILEHYEIDFEIPEEDLKRLPKSGPYITISNHPLGGIDGVLLLKLLLKERPDYKIIANFLLHRIEPLKDYIMPVNPFESHKDAKSSIVGFKNALQHLRDGHPLGIFPAGEVSTYRDGKLVVDRPWEEAAIKLIRKAEVPVVPIYFHARNSRLFYRLSKIDDVFRTAKLPSELTSQSRRPIKVRIGQPISVNTQNEEKTLEDFAELLRKKTYLLANAFEKERFLDKVPTSLKIPKPPKKIATAISADVLNGEIEKLREKDCRLLQSKNYEVFLAQAKDMPFCLNEIGRQREVTFREVGEGTNNAIDLDKFDSYYHHLFLWDDDSKAIVGAYRMGLGSEIFNKYGIDGFYLQDLFRFEPELYGMMEKSIEMGRAYIVKEYQQKPMPLFLLWKGIVHTTLRHPEHRYLIGGVSISNQFSNFSKSLMIEFMKSNYWDPYVAQYIRPKKEFKVKLKDADKEFVFDETQADLNKFDKLISEVEPGSLRLPVLIKKYIKQNAKVVAFNVDPLFNNSVDGLMYIRIADLPESTVKPVMEEFQAELERKVAEGNGTLEED; encoded by the coding sequence ATGGGCTTGGTTTCTGCTAAAGAGGTGGCGAAAGTCATCCATCTGGACAAATATGGCTTTTTGGGCACTTTTGTAGGATGGCTTTTAATGGTGGCCACCAGAATTAGCACCATCAATAGATTTTATGATAAAAACAAAGAGCTGTCAGGGCCAGAATTCCTCGACGCTATTTTGGAACACTACGAAATCGACTTTGAGATTCCGGAAGAGGATTTGAAACGCTTGCCCAAATCAGGTCCCTACATTACCATTAGCAATCATCCTTTAGGGGGCATTGATGGGGTGTTGTTGCTCAAGTTATTGTTGAAAGAAAGACCCGACTATAAAATTATAGCCAATTTTTTATTGCACAGGATTGAGCCTTTGAAGGATTACATTATGCCCGTTAATCCTTTTGAAAGCCACAAGGATGCCAAAAGCAGTATTGTTGGATTCAAGAATGCACTGCAACACCTTAGGGATGGACATCCGTTGGGTATTTTTCCCGCAGGGGAGGTGTCCACCTATCGCGATGGAAAATTGGTGGTCGACCGACCCTGGGAGGAAGCGGCCATAAAATTGATAAGAAAGGCGGAAGTTCCCGTGGTACCTATATATTTTCACGCTCGCAATAGCAGATTGTTTTACCGTTTGTCCAAAATTGACGATGTGTTCCGAACGGCCAAGTTGCCCTCTGAGCTTACTTCGCAAAGCCGTCGTCCCATCAAGGTCCGAATCGGTCAGCCTATTTCAGTGAATACACAAAACGAGGAAAAGACCTTGGAGGATTTTGCGGAATTACTTCGTAAAAAGACCTATTTGTTGGCCAATGCTTTCGAAAAAGAGCGCTTTTTGGATAAGGTTCCCACATCCCTTAAAATTCCGAAACCACCCAAGAAAATTGCCACAGCCATCAGTGCAGATGTACTGAATGGAGAGATTGAAAAACTCCGGGAGAAGGATTGTCGTTTGCTGCAAAGTAAAAATTACGAAGTATTCTTGGCTCAGGCCAAGGATATGCCTTTTTGTTTGAACGAAATAGGCCGTCAGCGCGAGGTAACTTTTCGTGAAGTGGGCGAGGGCACCAATAATGCCATTGATTTGGACAAGTTTGATTCCTATTATCACCATTTGTTCTTGTGGGACGATGATTCCAAGGCGATTGTCGGAGCTTACCGTATGGGATTGGGGTCGGAAATCTTCAACAAATATGGTATTGATGGTTTTTACCTTCAAGATCTTTTTCGATTTGAACCTGAACTGTACGGAATGATGGAGAAATCCATCGAAATGGGCAGGGCATACATTGTAAAGGAATATCAGCAAAAACCGATGCCGTTGTTCTTGCTTTGGAAAGGTATCGTGCATACGACCTTGAGGCATCCGGAGCATCGATATTTGATTGGGGGAGTGAGCATCAGCAACCAGTTTTCAAACTTTTCGAAATCATTGATGATTGAGTTTATGAAATCCAACTATTGGGATCCCTACGTGGCACAATACATCCGTCCCAAAAAGGAATTTAAGGTAAAGTTGAAAGATGCCGATAAGGAGTTTGTGTTCGATGAGACCCAAGCTGACCTGAACAAGTTCGATAAATTGATCAGTGAAGTGGAACCGGGGAGTCTGCGCTTGCCTGTGTTGATCAAAAAGTACATCAAACAGAACGCCAAAGTAGTGGCCTTTAATGTGGATCCCTTGTTCAACAACTCTGTGGACGGTTTAATGTACATTCGTATTGCAGATCTTCCTGAAAGCACCGTAAAGCCTGTAATGGAGGAGTTTCAGGCTGAACTGGAACGCAAAGTGGCCGAGGGCAATGGGACGCTCGAGGAGGATTAA
- a CDS encoding GNAT family N-acetyltransferase, with amino-acid sequence MIVRTMNASDWEDVSRIYLEGIATGFATFETKAPSYDQWDSAHTKQCRLVAESDGEILGWAALSPVSSRCVYGGVGEVSVYISDKSRGKGIGKLLMQHLIEESEKAGLWTIQSGIFPENTASIKLHEKAGFRYIGKRERVGKIHGIWKDNLLFERRSSKIGID; translated from the coding sequence ATGATTGTCAGAACCATGAATGCATCGGATTGGGAAGATGTTTCGCGGATTTATTTGGAAGGAATCGCCACGGGCTTTGCCACTTTTGAGACCAAGGCCCCCTCTTACGATCAATGGGACAGTGCCCACACAAAACAATGCCGTTTGGTTGCTGAGAGCGATGGTGAAATTTTAGGATGGGCTGCATTATCGCCTGTTTCCAGTCGCTGTGTTTATGGTGGTGTTGGCGAAGTAAGCGTTTACATTTCTGATAAGAGCCGCGGTAAGGGCATTGGTAAACTACTGATGCAACATTTGATCGAGGAAAGTGAAAAAGCAGGCCTTTGGACCATACAATCAGGTATATTCCCAGAGAACACCGCCAGCATCAAATTGCACGAAAAAGCAGGCTTCAGATACATCGGGAAACGGGAACGTGTGGGGAAAATTCATGGCATCTGGAAAGATAACCTCCTCTTTGAAAGACGCAGCAGCAAGATCGGAATCGATTAA